TCCCGGGACGGTTGTTCGTGGCCATCGTTGCGGGGCTTCTGCTTTTCGCCTGCGGCCGGTCGGAACCCACCGCGGGCGAACGTCTGCTGGGCTCCTGGCGCGCCCAGACGCGCAATATCCACACCATCCTGAACTTCCGCGCCAACGGCACCTGGACCTCCCAGGTGCGCATCGAAGGCAGCCTCTCCAGGATCGTCCAAAAGAAAGGCACCGTGGCCGGCACCTGGGAGGTAAACCCCGAGGGGCGCCTGCTGATGACCGCCACCGAGACGCCGATCGCCATCGGGTGGGAGCAGGGACAACCGGTCTCCTTCGAGATCGTGGCCTTGACCGATGCCCTGCTGCAGCTGGACGATCATGCTGGCCGCAAGCTGGCGCTTGAGCGCGTTAAAATCCAACACCCGACCGGCGGCAGCCGGTTCGTCACCGTGGATCTGGATCCCATCGTGGTCAATCTGCGAACCTCCATCCCGAATGAGCCGCCCCGGTTTGTGTGCGTCTCCATCGGGCTG
This is a stretch of genomic DNA from Desulfobacteraceae bacterium. It encodes these proteins:
- a CDS encoding flagellar basal body-associated FliL family protein, which produces MNPWTIQSVPGRLFVAIVAGLLLFACGRSEPTAGERLLGSWRAQTRNIHTILNFRANGTWTSQVRIEGSLSRIVQKKGTVAGTWEVNPEGRLLMTATETPIAIGWEQGQPVSFEIVALTDALLQLDDHAGRKLALERVKIQHPTGGSRFVTVDLDPIVVNLRTSIPNEPPRFVCVSIGLVLAADRGAAMTPKVREAVIFHLGGLTYAEVSTQEALEALKNDLQHLVNLYLGGTVSELHIKRMVVTTQQRVVDEFLQKVESTGKDRPVEKTAG